The Phycodurus eques isolate BA_2022a chromosome 5, UOR_Pequ_1.1, whole genome shotgun sequence DNA segment ACATCAATTCCAGGTAAACTTTCAAATTAACTGTTGTGCCTGTCTATCTGGTTATTGTCAGCCCAATAGTATAATTGCCCAAATCCTTTTTGAAaatcttcagaaaacaaaaacaaaaaaataataatttcaacaaacaagaagattAAGTCTTTTTTCACATAACCATGACCGGGTGACTGAGACTCtacagagaggaaaaaaaaaaaaaacacattggtaTTTGTTACTGATACTGTGAaagtaagttaaaaataactTGAGTAATTATGCTATTAGACTAACAATATGcttttcaagtttcagcctctgACTATTCATCttttagccatccattttctcaaccgcttatcgtcacgaggtcgcaggtgtgctggagcctatctcaggtGACTccaggtgagaggcagggtacaccctgaactggttgccagccaatcgcagggcacatataaacaaactaccattcgtattcacatttacacctatggacaatttagagtgttcaattaacctgtcgtggatgtttttgggaatgtgggagaaaagaggagtgcccgaagaaaacccacgcaggcacagggagaacatgcaaactctacacaggcgagaccAGATTCGAACCTGTGACCCCAGAACGACAGGCGGATGTCCTCCTAACCAGTTGGTCAATTTGCTGTCCTcagctttaatttaaaaaaaaaaatatatatatatatatatatattttaaacctTAAAGTTACAGTCACGTAAATTAGTAGTACAACTTCCATACACACATTTTGAAACAATGGATTTTAAACTTTCTGTGGGAATTTCTTGCCAGGGCTCTACGGGTCACAATTCTCAACTGATTCAGAGATTATTCCCTATGTTAAAAAGCAAGACCACTATTAATACCTAATGGTCAAGTTTGTTGATAACAAATGCAATCCtaataataaatatagaaaCAGTTTTGGATTCAGAATAGACGTAATTGTAATCATTAATATTTCTTGCTTCGATCCACAATAACGAAGGATATTTTTCAGCCACCTCTGCCACCTTCCCCACCAGGTCAATGGTCATGTAGTCATCTTTACTGGTGCGCAGGAACTCCAGCATTTTCTCCACAATGACTGTGACATTCTTGGCGTTTGTGATCCTAAAGAGCAACTCCAGTGTCTGTGCGCAGACAAGAGACGATTCAGTGATATCAGTGTATAACGTAGAAAATCCACACTAAAATCAACATCTGCCTCACCTCACGTTTGATGATGAGGTCAGGATGATCAAGGCATTCTATGATAGTCATCTGATGCTGCAGGGCCAGTTTAGGATCCTGCTGGACCACGTAGGTGAGTGCTTTCAAGCCTGCAGCGCCACCAACACATTTACGTCAGCAAACAGACTTACTCTGAAAAACAAACTACAGGTTGCTTTTAATTCTTACCTATATATTTCAGGTTAATCTTTGGCGACAGAATAAAGTTGCCAATACATTTTGCAGCTTTTTCCAGGAGTTCaccttttggatgaattgtgtaaatacattttacacactCGTACAATATTGCTGGAGAAAGATTGATAAAACATAAATTAGGAGTCGATGAAgcagtattatttattatttcaaatatgtTATACCATAAGTGATGTTATGGTTCATCTCAGCTCTTCGTAAGGACTCATCGAGGACTTCGTACATAATCCCACTTGTACTGTGTTGCACAAAAAACGCAGTCAGAGCAGAGCATCAGATGCCCCAAATCCATTTACCGGTAGACTCCGATTAATTACCTCTGCTCACTTTTCCCAAGTAAGGACAGAATCCTAAGAAGCTGGATTTGAAGCCAGGGAGCAGGAACACTATGATAGTTATAATCCATTGGCAATTTTCCACCCACCACCTGCTTCAATATGGAGACAAAGCTGCCTGTCAAATCCTTATAACCTTCTGGGTTCTCCTAAAGGAAGGCAAAACAAACAGGAGAAAAACACATGATGAATTAACTCAaactaaaatgtgtttattttgttttatcataTAATGCAAGTTACAGTAAAGTTTCAACCTGATACCTTGATCATCTGCAAGTAGATGTGCAGTGAGGCTGTCATAACACCTGGATCCTTGTCACACAAAGCTTTGCGAAACTTGTTATGGATGTGTTGAACTTGATTGGGTGCGATCAGGTAAAATTTGTACAGTGCCAAAACTGCTTTTCGTCGAATGATTTCTCTGTGAAAAGGTCATCAGAAACCTACATCAGTCCTAAAATGTAGCTTTTTATGACACAATatcacacaaacgcacactcAACATAACCTACTAATGAGATCTAACACGTGAGCCATGTGGGGTGATCATCAATGGATGCATAAATGacatgtaaacataaaaaaagcatttcttACTTTGGGTGAGTGAGCTTCTCTTCCACTAGAGGGAGGACCGCAGGTATCATATCTTTGGGAAACAACTGGCTGACAATCGTTAGAGCCATACACACTTCAATGAGGTTTGTGCTCTGGAGATCCTAAAAGCATAAAAAGTCACACACATGACTCATTCAATATTAAAACTGTACattcttgatttaaaaacaaaacaaaaaacaccaacctTTAAAACAGTATtcacgaggaggaggaggagctcaTGATTTTCATTCAGAAATAAGGATACAGCAAGGTAACCTggaattgacaaaatattttggggggtcAGCAAGCACAATCTGCATTGATATTCAGTTTGATATAGCACCAAAACCATATCGTTAGACAGGATGTAtgtagccagaggctgagctgcactgtgttagTTTCACGGTGTACTCATGTGGCTACAGTGCAAAGCATATTAGACTTCCTTATCTCCATACTGTGTGTAAAATCAGAATGGCATGGAATACGAATACATGTACCGTTACACCCCCAGTAATAACATttctgatgtacagtatgtctgtaaagaaaataaaaacattctaatTAAAAGGCAAATTCAACCTGGGATTCACATCAACTATTTCACTGTAAAGGGGGTCGACAATTTACAATGGAGTTCGGATTCGATTCGTCTATAACTAAACTACTTTAAAGCAGTTGTCAATTCAGAATTACAGTACAGTTTTGTATGAAAACCACTTCTTAGccgtaaatacaaaacaatcaaattaaaaactatGTATGGCAGTGACTGAGCACCGCGGCCGACTTTTGGGTCTTGACCCACCAGTGAAGAACCACGAGTCAAAAGTCTTAGCTCCGCAAGTGGGTACTGATTTCGTTGCCTTTTTGGGGTACAGGCAATGGAAAGAGGAAAGTGGAATCATAAACTAGAACTAGAAATAGAACAAGAAATGAAACTTAAAGTGACCCGGCTGCTAAAACATATATAAGTTgccatcaataataataatttttaaaaaaacaacaacaaagaatttaATGTACACTAGCTGCATTTCACCTTTATGTGAAGAGACTTACCTCCCAGGCAGAAGTCATAATTTACCACTGCTGTTCATCACCACATCATAGTAAAGAGTGAGTCAATATTTTTTCTTAAGTTTAATATACAATACAGCAGTTATCTTCTTGGTACTCGTGCAAAAAGAATGTGAAAAAGCATGATGGAAGTAGTCCAACCCTTTCTTCTCCacttccttgaaaaaaaacgtTACTTGAAAATTGCCTGTCCAGTTCATAGATTTTATGTCAACAGTACACTGTAAATAACATTCGAATCAAAATCACTTAAACATTACACTTGGTTTTAACGTTTGTATCATGTCATTTAAGAATTAATATTAAGTGGGTTCAACAAATGCTCCAACTAAATCAAAATGGCAACACTGAAGAGTGAGGAATTACTGTGTTTCCTTAAAataacgacacacacacacacgcacacacacacatacatacataccaaCTCTCTTCTCCAATGCAGTGCCTTGTTGAGCCAACTTGATGGCATGAATGTAGCAGAAGGAAGCCTCATACCCCAACATTTCACAGTAGATGGCTCGCACCATGAGGTCCTTCATCTGCCTCTGACGATTGACACGTGACACCAAAATTCACCATGACACCTGACCTGTTGTTATTGTGCAAGGGCAAAGAGTATATTTAGAGAAGCCAACCATGGACGTGTTGGGGGACGAAGCTTGCTCTTTAATTGCAGTCAGTTCTTGTTGAATCAGTTTCTCCTCCTCCTGAACAGGATGAAATTGAAAATATGTTAAAAGTAAGTCTGTAACAGTTGCTACATTACTGACACTGAATTGATCTGTGATTGTACTGAGCTAAAAATGAGTCTCACTGGATAGTACAACGATGACAGTGTTAATACTGTTTGTCTCGGAAAGAACTATATCAAGTTTGATAGGTCAACCTTTGTGCACAAAGCAGCAGTATTCTGGGTTTTTTAAGGTGCTTGAGATGTGtcaacatttccacttttaaactCACGTAGTTTATATCAGTACATGTTCGATTAaaccaatatccatccatccaatttcattGAACGTGTTCTCATTATCTTAGCTGACACTCACACTTATCCAATTTACAACGAAGAGTCTTCAATGACCATGAAGCATGTTTTTAGAAGTAcagagaaaacatgaaaactccacacaggaaggaagCTGGAGCCAAGAATCGGATAcagaccctcagaactgtgaggcaatgaGACGTGCAAACCACAACCCTACCCTTCTGTCCCTGAACCAATAAAAAAATCTCTTAAAGATATGCTGTTCAACCTGTAGCATTGTGCTGTACtgtagttacattttttttttttctgcgtgggttttctccgggcactctaacttgccccgaggtgtgaatgcgagtgtgaatggttgtttgcgattggctggcaaccagttcagggtctaccccgcctcctgcttgaagattgctgggataggctccagcacggccgcgacccttgtgaggataagcggcttggaaaatgaatggatggatggatacttatCAAAATTATTCCCataaattgttcttaaaaaaaaaaaagtactttgccACCATAACATTATAACCTTTTTTGTGGAATAcaggtagctttttttttttttttttccccccccattttgcTTTTCGGCTATACTTGGCGTTTGGATTACGAATGGGACTGCAAGAGGTCCCTGGTCCCAAAACGTTTGAGGATCcctgaaacaaacaaatttaCTCAACTGAGCCACTGAACACATCTGTAGATTATGCAGTATAGCTACTGTAGCTACAGGACAGTGAGTGTAGTCAACTGCGCATGCTCAGACATATTATATTTGACTACTTGTATTATATTAAAACTTTTTGGGGAAATCAAACTCACATGCTTGGACGTTAGCTCTGTGATCCCTCTGATGAGGTTTCCAAGTTTCGAGGTGGAAGACAGTTTCGCAGCCCCCGGTTGAGAGTCTAAAGACAGGAGGCTCGGCAGAGCTATCAGCGTTTTCTCCACTACGTCGCTCATTTTGGCCACGAAAAGCCCACTCGGGAGCTGCCCTGCTTTCTACACGACACACTCACTGAGTCGTATATCCATCCCCGCCACTCCGTGAAACGCAAGCGGGCAATATTACGTgtcaaatgctttaaaaaaaaaaaaaaaaaaaaaagcataggaAGAAAAATGCTAAGTCAACAGGCGGCCATTGCTGTTATTCAATTTGGTCACTTCCGCTTTTTCTTTGTGAGAACTTTATTGGTAGAAATAGTGATAACAGCGGCCCTCAGTGAGCAAAAACTGTACTCAAAAGTAATAGTAATTGTGCGCCATATCATAGTTAAAGTTtccctcagtgtgtgtgtgtgtgtgtgcaaagtaGACACTTTATTTGCTCTAGTTGGCCACATTAAACGGGAGAATGAcacggcgggccggatctggcccctgggccttaaATTTGACATCTGTGCTGTACAAGAAAACAGATTTTGTGAAAACTTCATTGATAACACAAATGTGTATATAAATAACCGATCTGGTAAGAAGTGACACACCACTGTGATATTCAAATGCCGTTTATTATGTTTATAATATCTGATAAACATTCAATAGTATAACTGTACATTAAACtatgataaaataattacagTTAATATGAAATTACAGCCATTGGACAACTGCATGGAAATGAGTAGATTCCCTTGATTAGCATTTAGATATCTAGTgtggacacacacgcacatacatacaatatgtacgGGATGTCTGCAATGACTGGATATGCACACGGAGCTTCTGTGGTTTACATGTGTGGGAAACATGGCAAATCGAAACAACTCATGGTGATGAAGAAAACTTCATGTCGtaacttttcatttgaatgtgctttttttttttcatcagtatTGGCAGTTCAGATTCTTTCATGAATGAAAGATGCTTTTGGCGGGAACAGGTTATGGACATCATTTTTTGCTTTCTTGTACTTCTATATTACTGTACTCTAtactcatcagcaaaaacaatacaaaataaaatctttcaTATTCCTTTTCCTCCAAGTCATTATTCTGcaaaacaattaataataaataaacaatgccCTTTATGTGGCACATACAACACATCCCTTTATTGTGTCACTTCTATCCTAGATTGCTATTCACTAcaagtgttgctttttttcaccAGATACATTTCACATCTTTTCATGTCATCTTAGGTCCTTCTGTGCAGTATTTATCCACTGATACTACAGTATAATAGGAACATGTCATTTGGCTTAATTGTTCTCAGTGATATGTTAATCTAACCTGGCTGTGAGACTAAAGTACAAACAATGCTTTTGATATGTACAACCACAAAACGAGTGTCCATTTCTGTGACTGTACGTGAGCAAACAGAAAGGTCTTTGTGTCTGCAGGGCTTCTGTTCTGTCTGACTTGATTTCGTCCGCGTTTGAGTCCTCAAGCCCAGATCTGAAACCAAGAACGCTGCCGGTTGTAAAAGACATCTGCAGAAATGTCAGCGCAAACTTACGTGAAGCGAATCCTTGTCTTACCCGGAGAGTGTGGTCCCAGGAGCCCGTGCAGAAGGCCGTCCCATCCGGGGACACCCGCAACGTACTGACACGGTTCTCGTGTCCAAACAGAATAGACACCCGCGTTCCTTTGAGAACATCCCAGACGTTAATGGTGTAGTCGTTGTAGCCACCGAAAAGAAGTCGGCCTAGGGAGAAGCACCCACAAGGAGTTTCATGTTCAAGAGGCATTTGCACTAATAGGCAAAATATAATTCGAAAACAAATCTTACCACTGAGAGAGAAATCCACACTGGACACGCCAAATATGATGCTCTCTTTGGAATAGATTGCTACTTCTCTGTCTGCTCTTAAATCATACAGGCGGCACTGGAACCAAAGGGTCAGTGTTTGAACAGAGCAGCATGAGTGATAGCAATACTTGTACAGGTACAGCTCAATACATAGAAATATCctagaaaagacaaaaaaatacatttgtagttcaacttaaaaagtgaaattcgtacattttaaagattaaacacaggaaaatatttttcagaagtCCTACCTAATTTcttgatgaaaaataatgtgGACTCTTTCTTGAGTAATATCCTCATTTTgttagctgtaagctataatcaacATTGAAAAGGtcatgaaatacttcactctgtgTAGTCAATCTATATAATACCGTATAGgaatttcacattttgaattgaacttctgtaatacaatttttaaaaataaataaataaatgtttttgtacaatatttaattgaatgcgaCAGGCTTCAACTGTGACAATGTTCAAATCCAGACTGAAAACAGTTCCATTTATCTGTGCATATGACAACTGAAAGTATTTTATGCACACTCCTtgcttttatttagaaaaaaaaattcatacgtGTGTTTCCTTAATTACACTCACAGGCTTAATAATGTCTAATAATCTATCATactgtattatccatccatgcagACATGTACAGAGCCTTCATTTTACTATGATTCAGATTATAATTAGTCATATTAATAGTAAGCAGGTGGTGCAAAGACGGTCTTGGGATcactgggggcgggggggggggggggggggtctcctcTCAACACAGCCGACAACTCATCAATGTTTTGGAAAGCTtgggcaaataaaaaaagtattgattGTAGGGGTCCCAAACCTATCGCTGATACTAGTTTCACCGAatgacacaaaattgggtggacccATGCACAGAGTTGAACAGGAAGTCTGACATCTTAGTttaaagcagacattttggcCAAATTCCAGGGCTCATACTTCCTCACATACATAAagacctcatgattgtcatttgctctgacgtgcactgtGAGCGCTCAGGTCTTACgtggacaggtgtgtggctttcctaatcaagtctaatcaggataatcaaacacagccggACTCCCGTGAAGGcgtacaaagagtgaaaaattgaaggcggtctgaatactttccgtacccactgtaaatgttGAGAAATTAATCATTCCTACAGATTAAACGTACCAAATGTACTGgacttaaatgtactgtacttgaagagtaaaaaaaattactgttcagatttcttttttttttttttttttttttttttttagttcaaatAGGCTGTATGCATAACTACAATCTTCTTTTGAATACGTTTGATCTTATGCAATGGTTTAAATGtaaattgcatttgtatttaattcagtgacttttttttcgtacaccactagagggagcccacgtgACGCTCATGGTACACATACCAcacttttgagaatcactgttcgtctatactgtatgtgccctgcgattggctagcgaccagttcagggtgtaccccgcctctcgtccagagtcgggtgggatacgctccagtaggcccgccaccctagtgaggacaagcggtaaagATAACGGATGGACGTTCTAGACAGAAGAGGAATGCTAaattgagaagctttatggcaAGTTTTTTTATATAGCAATTCTGATGTCCATTTCGAGGATTCACCCAGAAAAAGGGGGTGCGAGGGCCTGTTCATCATTGCTTGATTCTTTAATTGTTGTCATGTTCTATTCAATTCTAAAGTTATTTTTGCATATCTTCATGAACGTCTTCCCCAAAAAAGGTGTCTTATTACTTTCAAAAAGCTTAAGGCTATGGATCAAAtcagcccaaaaaaataaatacaagaaaatcGATACTTACTGTAGCATCATCTGAGCCAGATGCAAATGCATCTCCACTGGGATAGTAACTGTTTAAAGACCCAACCATAGAGGTATGCCGTattattaaatcattttttaaaaaagaacgcAGAAGTGCAACTTTCAGTTGAAATCAATTTGCAACTCACCGCACACTATTGATGTCAGATTCATGAGTTTCAAAAGACTGGATGCACTGTCCTGAGCGCATGTCCCAAACATTGGCCTTCTTATCGCAGCcctacaaaaacaacagcagcagaaTAAGGTagaaaatacttaaataataattacaaatatcAGCAACTAGATCAGTCAAAACTGCGAGAAGGCGTGAAGTTGCTCCCTCACCCCTGAGACAAAAGTGTTCCCTGTCTCAGAGGGCGCCAGATCCAGACACAGCACGTCCGCCGCGTGGCCATGGAAACTCTGCAATAATTGCCCACTCTCGACATCCCATAATGCACACGTCCCGTCTCCGCTGGAAGTCAGGATCTTCAAGCCAAACAGATGATGGACAATAATGAGAGGAGCGAAATGTTGCTGCGCGCACACCGCTATCAATGGACGGCctgctttgtttgttttaaacaccATATGACCTGGACGTGAACCACGATTGGCTGAAGTGAATTATTGAACAGGTGAGAAAGCTTGACTGCCTGTAGCGTAAAAGGCATTAACAACAGCACACAAATGAGTTAAGTACAGGGAATCagcagtgccccccccccccccggattCAAGCCCCCGCTATATCGGAGATTTGTTTCGCATGGGTTTTCACAGCGTACAGGCAAGGCCAAATTTATGAATGAAAAGATAAACGGTGGTTCACTGTATTGGAGTTTGATGTGGGTCGTGTAGCATCTCACCTGCATGTCAGAGTTGGTGAAGCTACAAGCAGACAAGTAGTTTGTGTGCATGGCGACGGACTTTTTCTTTGCCGCCAAGTTCTCGTTCTTGTCCAGGGAAAGAGGATACACCGAACATTTGTTGTCAAGGCCACTGGGACGGAAGGGAC contains these protein-coding regions:
- the gnb5a gene encoding guanine nucleotide-binding protein subunit beta-5a isoform X1 produces the protein MRSPPIPEMATQEVQLNETLAHLKTESESLKSKLEEERAKLHDVELHQVAEKVEGLGQFVMKTRRTLKGHGNKVLCMDWCKDKRRIVSSSQDGKVIVWDAFTTNKEHAVTMPCTWVMACAYAPSGCAVACGGLDNKCSVYPLSLDKNENLAAKKKSVAMHTNYLSACSFTNSDMQILTSSGDGTCALWDVESGQLLQSFHGHAADVLCLDLAPSETGNTFVSGGCDKKANVWDMRSGQCIQSFETHESDINSVRYYPSGDAFASGSDDATCRLYDLRADREVAIYSKESIIFGVSSVDFSLSGRLLFGGYNDYTINVWDVLKGTRVSILFGHENRVSTLRVSPDGTAFCTGSWDHTLRIWA
- the gnb5a gene encoding guanine nucleotide-binding protein subunit beta-5a isoform X2, whose protein sequence is MRSPPIPEMATQEVQLNETLAHLKTESESLKSKLEEERAKLHDVELHQVAEKVEGLGQFVMKTRRTLKGHGNKVLCMDWCKDKRRIVSSSQDGKVIVWDAFTTNKEHAVTMPCTWVMACAYAPSGCAVACGGLDNKCSVYPLSLDKNENLAAKKKSVAMHTNYLSACSFTNSDMQILTSSGDGTCALWDVESGQLLQSFHGHAADVLCLDLAPSETGNTFVSGGCDKKANVWDMRSGQCIQSFETHESDINSVRYYPSGDAFASGSDDATLTANKMRILLKKESTLFFIKKLGRTSEKYFPVFNL